One Malaclemys terrapin pileata isolate rMalTer1 chromosome 7, rMalTer1.hap1, whole genome shotgun sequence genomic region harbors:
- the LSMEM2 gene encoding leucine-rich single-pass membrane protein 2, whose protein sequence is MPREAGEDTAVKSDTSSPREPIDLNGNDLAEINLHSVESISDLYWVSGGHKAAEGNSPSQSTTPQTPQAHSTKRRVAGSALLPTLRAVRTTPICPCFHPACCRTALFGLLGALVLASLALATLAVYLSVLQSESLRVLSQWLEAQEESVRQMRATSLQLWKRLNISEAGDQM, encoded by the exons ACACTGCGGTGAAGTCAgacacctcctcccccagggagcCCATCGACCTCAATGGCAACGACCTGGCAGAGATCAACCTGCACTCGGTGGAGTCCATCAGCGACCTGTACTGGGTGTCTGGTGGCCACAAGGCTGCGGAGG GGAACAGCCCGTCTCAGTCTACCACCCCACAGACCCCTCAGGCCCACTCCACCAAGCGCCGTGTGGCTGGATCAGCCCTCCTGCCGACATTGCGAGCCGTCCGCaccacccccatctgcccctgcTTCCACCCTGCCTGCTGCCGCACAGCCCTCTTCGGCCTCCTCGGGGCCCTGGTGCTGGCCAGCCTTGCCCTCGCCACGCTGGCTGTGTACCTGAGTG tGCTGCAGAGCGAGTCGCTGCGGGTCCTGTCCCAGTGGCTAGAGGCCCAGGAGGAGTCTGTGCGGCAGATGAGGGCCACAAGCCTGCAGCTATGGAAGCGGTTGAATATCAGTGAGGCCGGGGACCAGATGTGA
- the IFRD2 gene encoding interferon-related developmental regulator 2, with translation MPRSRRAHAARRGGRGARSSAKAESQASDDEVASEVLSHYSSASESTSVAEEGAGSDAVDEQAQQEEVEDKLKECIDNVTDKSTRTRQVALESLRLAFSSKTLFDFLLERRLTLTDSLEKCLKKGKGEEQSLAASVLTLLCLQMGSGPEGEEVFRSLKPLLISILTDSSASPIARQSCATALGMCCYIAAADVEDLISCLACLEGIFGTSCPEEGRSVPTHHSPLLQTLHCNALQSWSLLLTICPSSQIKKILDNHLLKLPLLLSSDNVNLRIVAGETIALLFELAHELEEEFFYEDTDLLCTKLKALATDSNKYRAKTDRRKQRSIFRDVLHFIENGECHEETIKFGLECMYVDSWVRRRMYNAFKEVLGSGVRHHLQNNELLREIFDLGPPLVLDAAAIKASKISRFEKHLYNSAAFKARTKARSRVRDKRADVL, from the exons GAGCTCGGAGCAGTGCCAAGGCAGAGTCCCAGGCCAGCGACGATGAGGTAGCCAGTGAAGTACTGAGTCACTACAGCAGTGCCAGCGAGAGCACCAGCGTCGCTGAGGAGGGGGCCG GGAGTGATGCTGTGGACGAGCAGGCCCAGCAGGAGGAGGTGGAAGACAAACTGAAGGAGTGCATTGACAACGTGACAGACAAGAG CACCAGGACCCGGCAGGTAGCCCTGGAGAGCCTGCGGCTGGCTTTCTCCTCCAAGACACTTTTCGACTTCTTGTTGGAACGCAGGCTCACGCTCACAGACTCCTTGGAGAAGTGCCTGAAGAAAG GTAAAGGGGAGGAGCAGTCTCTAGCTGCTAGCGTTCTCACACTACTGTGCCTTCAGATGGGCTCGGGCCCCGAGGGGGAGGAGGTATTCCGCAGCCTGAAGCCCCTCCTCATCAGTATCCTGACTGACTCCTCGGCCAGCCCCATCGCTCGCCAGAGT TGTGCCACGGCCCTGGGTATGTGCTGCTACATCGCTGCTGCGGATGTGGAG GATCTGATTTCCTGTCTTGCCTGCCTGGAGGGCATCTTTGGCACTTCCTGCCCAGAGGAGGGCCGCTCTGTCCCCacccaccacagccccctgctccagaCTTTGCACTGCAACGCCCTCCAGTCCTGGTCCCTGCTCCTTACCatctgccccagctcccagatCAAGAAGATTCTGGACAA TCACCTActgaagctgccgctgctgctgtccAGTGACAACGTCAACCTGCGGATTGTGGCGGGTGAGACCATCGCGCTGCTCTTCGAGCTGGCCCATGAGCTGGAG GAGGAGTTCTTCTACGAGGACACGGACCTGCTGTGCACCAAGCTCAAAGCCCTGGCCACCGACAGCAACAAGTACCGGGCCAAGACGGACAGACGCAAGCAGCGCTCCATCTTCCGCGATGTGCTGCACTTCATTGAG AATGGCGAGTGCCATGAGGAGACCATCAAGTTTGGCCTGGAGTGCATGTACGTGGACAGCTGGGTCAGGAGGAGAATGTACAACGCCTTCAAGGAGGTGCTGGGCTCCGGGGTCAGGCATCACCTGCAG AACAACGAGCTGCTGCGTGAGATCTTTGACCTGGGGCCTCCTCTGGTGCTGGACGCTGCAGCTATCAAAGCCAGTAAGATCTCCCGCTTCGAGAAG CACCTGTACAACTCGGCCGCCTTCAAAGCCCGGACAAAAGCCAGGAGCCGTGTGCGCGATAAGCGAGCCGACGTCCTGTGA